A window of the Brassica oleracea var. oleracea cultivar TO1000 chromosome C1, BOL, whole genome shotgun sequence genome harbors these coding sequences:
- the LOC106326083 gene encoding peroxidase 50, with protein MAAKNLLLLFISLFLTVNLVSAQLRRNFYAGSCPNVEQIVRDAVQKKVQQTFTTIPATLRLYFHDCFVNGCDASVMIASTGNNKAEKDHPDNLSLAGDGFDTVTKAKQALDAVANCRNKVSCADILTIATRDVVNLAGGPRYEVELGRLDGLSSTAASVEGKLPQPTDDVNKLTSLFAKNGLNLNEMIALSGAHTLGFAHCTKVFNRIYTFNKTTQVDPTVNKGYVTELRASCPRNIDPRVAINMDPTTPRQFDNVYYKNLQQGKGLFTSDQDLFTDRRSKPTVDLWANNANLFNQAFVNSMIKLGRVGVKTGRNGNIRRDCGAFN; from the exons ATGGCTGCGAAGAATCTCTTATTGCTCTTTATCTCTCTTTTTCTCACCGTGAACCTCGTCTCCGCTCAACTCCGCCGCAACTTCTACGCCGGAAGCTGTCCCAACGTCGAACAAATCGTAAGAGACGCCGTTCAAAAAAAAGTCCAGCAAACTTTCACCACCATCCCCGCTACTCTCCGCCTCTATTTCCACGATTGTTTCGTCAAT GGTTGTGATGCCTCGGTGATGATAGCATCGACCGGTAATAACAAGGCGGAGAAAGATCATCCGGATAACTTGTCGCTGGCCGGAGATGGATTCGACACCGTTACTAAAGCTAAACAAGCTCTTGACGCCGTTGCAAATTGCCGTAATAAAGTTTCTTGCGCTGATATTCTCACCATAGCTACTCGTGACGTCGTTAATCTC GCGGGTGGACCAAGATACGAAGTGGAACTAGGAAGGCTTGATGGGCTATCGTCTACGGCGGCTAGCGTCGAAGGGAAACTGCCACAGCCGACGGACGACGTCAACAAACTCACTTCACTTTTTGCCAAAAACGGCCTTAATCTTAACGAGATGATCGCTCTCTCCG GAGCGCACACATTAGGATTCGCCCATTGCACCAAAGTGTTCAACAGGATATACACTTTCAACAAGACAACGCAAGTAGACCCCACAGTTAACAAAGGTTACGTGACAGAGTTACGAGCTTCATGTCCTAGAAACATAGACCCAAGGGTGGCTATAAACATGGACCCAACAACACCTAGACAATTCGACAACGTTTACTACAAAAACTTGCAACAAGGGAAAGGATTGTTCACGTCAGATCAAGATTTGTTCACAGACCGTCGGTCAAAGCCAACCGTTGACTTATGGGCCAATAATGCAAACTTGTTTAATCAAGCTTTTGTTAACTCAATGATCAAGCTTGGTCGTGTTGGTGTTAAAACCGGTCGTAATGGCAATATCCGTCGTGATTGTGGAGCCTTCAATTGA